Proteins encoded within one genomic window of Candidatus Brevundimonas colombiensis:
- the lysA gene encoding diaminopimelate decarboxylase, which produces MHHFDLKDGALHAEGVPLELIADEVGTPAYVYSTATLKRHYGLLRAAADAHRDALGEALIAFAVKANSNLSVLATLAKLGSGADTVSEGEIRRALAAGVPADRIIFSGVGKTDVEMAFAISVGVRQINIESGAELDRLIAVAAMMDAAPPIAIRVNPNVGAGGHAKITTGGKGDKFGVPVEEAMDLYARASASPHVTPVGLACHIGSQITDLAPLEAAFTVLAEMTRALRALGHAVTRLDLGGGLGVPYSGGAEPPSPAHYVAMAARVLNGLDVEAAFEPGRLLAANAGVLLSQVIQVNERSDGRRFLVLDAAMNDLMRPALYDAFHDIRPVAPRGGKALAYDVVGPVCETGDTFARDRDLAPLEAEDLVVFTGAGAYGAVMASEYNSRPLVPEVLVDGDRWAVIRPRPTYEEMLDREPFADWL; this is translated from the coding sequence TTGCATCATTTCGACCTGAAGGACGGGGCCCTCCATGCCGAGGGCGTGCCGCTGGAGCTGATCGCCGACGAGGTGGGCACGCCTGCCTATGTCTATTCGACGGCGACGCTGAAGCGGCACTACGGCCTGCTGCGCGCCGCCGCCGACGCGCATCGCGACGCGCTGGGCGAGGCCCTGATCGCCTTTGCGGTCAAGGCCAACTCCAACCTGTCGGTCCTGGCGACCCTGGCCAAGCTGGGGTCCGGCGCCGACACCGTCTCCGAGGGCGAAATCCGACGCGCGCTGGCGGCGGGCGTTCCGGCCGACCGGATCATCTTCTCCGGCGTGGGCAAGACCGATGTGGAGATGGCCTTCGCCATCAGCGTCGGGGTGCGCCAGATCAACATCGAGTCCGGGGCCGAGCTGGACCGGCTGATCGCCGTGGCGGCGATGATGGATGCGGCGCCGCCCATCGCCATCCGGGTCAATCCCAATGTCGGGGCGGGCGGTCACGCCAAGATCACCACGGGCGGCAAGGGCGACAAGTTCGGCGTGCCGGTCGAGGAAGCCATGGACCTCTACGCCCGGGCCTCGGCCTCGCCCCATGTGACGCCGGTCGGCCTGGCCTGTCACATCGGCAGCCAGATCACCGACCTGGCCCCTCTGGAGGCCGCCTTCACCGTCCTGGCCGAGATGACGCGGGCCCTGAGGGCGCTGGGTCATGCGGTGACGCGACTGGATTTGGGCGGGGGGCTGGGCGTGCCCTATTCGGGCGGCGCCGAACCGCCTTCGCCAGCCCATTATGTCGCCATGGCCGCGCGGGTGCTGAACGGCCTGGACGTCGAGGCGGCGTTCGAGCCGGGGCGGCTGCTGGCCGCCAATGCGGGCGTGCTGCTGAGCCAGGTGATCCAGGTCAATGAACGCTCGGACGGGCGCCGGTTCCTGGTGCTGGACGCGGCGATGAACGACCTGATGCGGCCGGCGCTGTATGACGCTTTCCACGACATCCGGCCGGTCGCGCCGCGCGGGGGCAAGGCCTTGGCCTATGACGTCGTCGGGCCGGTGTGCGAGACGGGCGACACCTTTGCGCGCGACCGCGACCTGGCGCCGCTGGAGGCCGAGGATCTGGTGGTCTTCACCGGGGCGGGGGCCTATGGCGCGGTCATGGCCAGCGAATACAACAGCCGACCCCTGGTCCCCGAGGTGCTGGTGGACGGCGACCGGTGGGCCGTGATCCGCCCGCGCCCGACCTATGAAGAGATGCTGGATCGCGAGCCGTTCGCCGACTGGCTGTAA
- a CDS encoding TlpA disulfide reductase family protein: MSGSRKAIWAVIGAVVVVSTIAGAGGMAMSLYANHRQKAQVQEAANANATPKSDLARFAVGSLAALSTPAQPTPAPEYAFRDRTGTAVRFSAFHGKVVVVNLWAMWCAPCKAEMPTLQALAKAYAANEDLVVLPINVDATPEAAAEARRFLDDHAPLPFYSDARFQLPFEFPGKGAMPQTILLDREGRIRAVKTGEADWSAPEARALIDAILAEGPKSE; the protein is encoded by the coding sequence ATGAGCGGCTCTAGGAAGGCGATCTGGGCGGTCATCGGCGCGGTGGTCGTGGTCAGCACCATCGCCGGCGCCGGCGGCATGGCGATGTCGCTATACGCCAATCACCGCCAGAAGGCGCAAGTGCAAGAGGCCGCAAACGCCAATGCGACGCCGAAAAGCGACCTGGCGCGCTTCGCCGTCGGTTCGCTCGCGGCCCTGAGCACCCCGGCCCAGCCCACGCCCGCGCCCGAATACGCCTTTCGCGACCGCACCGGCACGGCCGTCCGCTTCTCGGCCTTTCACGGCAAGGTGGTGGTGGTGAACCTGTGGGCCATGTGGTGCGCGCCGTGCAAGGCCGAGATGCCCACGCTCCAGGCCCTGGCCAAGGCCTATGCCGCGAACGAGGATCTGGTGGTCCTGCCCATCAACGTCGATGCGACGCCAGAGGCGGCGGCCGAGGCCAGACGCTTCCTGGACGACCACGCGCCCCTGCCCTTCTACAGCGACGCCAGGTTCCAGCTGCCGTTCGAGTTTCCGGGCAAGGGCGCCATGCCCCAGACCATCCTGCTGGATCGCGAGGGCCGCATCCGCGCCGTCAAGACGGGCGAGGCCGACTGGTCGGCCCCCGAGGCGCGCGCCCTGATCGACGCCATCCTGGCGGAAGGCCCCAAATCCGAGTGA
- a CDS encoding PQQ-dependent sugar dehydrogenase, translating into MRLIAAAASTSLLVLAAACGANGESASSASQAQSGAPLETRPANNPDQQPAFAGQTRAPGVKTEQAMSHTVVASGLVHPWGLAALPDGRWLVTEKPGRLRIVTAQGQISAPVAGLPAVDTRGQGGLLDVIVGPAFARDRMIYWSYAEPRQGGNATSVARGRLSDDGARVENVQVIFRALPVYDGDKHFGSSLAFDPAGHLFVTLGERSDKPMRPQAQDLGSHMGKTIRINADGSVPADNPFVGRAGALPEIWSLGHRNVQGVAIQPGTGAVWTIEHGTRGGDEVNIDKAGVNYGWPDAAYGIEYAGGRINDGATQATGTEQPVYYWDPVIAPGGATFYQGAMFPGWQGNLLVAGLKEKHIARLVIRNDRVVGEERLLTDLGERIRDVAVAADGAVWAVTDEENGKLVRLAATQ; encoded by the coding sequence ATGCGTTTGATCGCCGCCGCCGCATCCACGTCCCTGCTCGTTCTGGCCGCCGCCTGCGGGGCCAATGGCGAAAGCGCGTCCTCGGCGTCCCAGGCGCAGTCAGGCGCCCCGCTGGAGACGCGGCCGGCGAACAATCCGGACCAGCAACCGGCCTTCGCCGGCCAGACGCGCGCGCCGGGCGTAAAGACCGAACAGGCCATGAGCCACACCGTCGTCGCCTCGGGCCTGGTTCATCCGTGGGGTCTGGCGGCCCTGCCGGACGGCCGCTGGCTGGTGACGGAAAAGCCCGGTCGCCTGCGTATCGTCACCGCCCAGGGCCAGATCAGCGCGCCGGTCGCGGGCCTGCCCGCCGTCGATACGCGCGGCCAGGGCGGTCTGCTGGACGTGATCGTCGGGCCCGCCTTCGCCCGTGACCGGATGATCTACTGGAGCTATGCCGAGCCGCGCCAGGGTGGCAACGCCACCTCGGTCGCGCGTGGGCGGCTGTCCGACGACGGCGCGCGCGTGGAAAACGTCCAGGTCATCTTCCGCGCCCTGCCCGTCTATGACGGAGACAAGCATTTCGGCTCGTCCCTGGCCTTCGACCCCGCCGGACATCTGTTCGTCACCCTGGGCGAACGATCCGACAAGCCGATGCGGCCCCAGGCCCAGGACCTGGGCTCGCACATGGGCAAGACCATCCGCATCAACGCCGACGGCTCGGTTCCCGCCGACAATCCCTTCGTCGGCCGCGCCGGGGCCCTGCCCGAGATCTGGAGCCTGGGGCATCGCAACGTTCAGGGCGTCGCCATCCAGCCCGGAACCGGCGCCGTCTGGACCATCGAACACGGCACGCGCGGCGGCGACGAGGTCAATATCGACAAGGCCGGGGTGAACTACGGCTGGCCCGACGCGGCCTATGGCATTGAATATGCGGGCGGCCGGATCAACGACGGCGCGACCCAGGCGACCGGCACGGAGCAGCCCGTCTATTACTGGGACCCGGTGATCGCGCCGGGCGGGGCGACCTTCTATCAGGGCGCCATGTTCCCTGGTTGGCAGGGAAACCTGCTGGTCGCCGGTCTGAAGGAAAAACACATCGCCCGGTTGGTGATCCGGAACGACCGCGTGGTCGGCGAGGAGCGATTGCTGACCGACCTCGGCGAACGAATCCGCGACGTGGCGGTCGCCGCCGACGGCGCAGTCTGGGCCGTCACCGACGAGGAAAACGGCAAGCTGGTCAGGCTGGCGGCGACGCAGTAG
- a CDS encoding aspartate/glutamate racemase family protein has translation MAIGVFDSGVGGLTVHRELTRRFPQRDFVYLADQAHAPYGGRGGEDIVNLTKAGCERLFEAGASVVVLACNTASAIALRRLQQTWLPGLRERLGRPVNILGIIVPTIEAATGKPWSFEAERPQEGEKVASIDITGVFCTAATAISRVYEIEIDKRREDIAVFSEPCPGLAGLIELGAPAEELKVVIDDHVDALRRRIGRHPDKAILGCTHYEIVAELFAQALPAGTVLIEQPTAVAEALDRYFRQHPEYDLGDSGRRDFLTTGQAGPQSELVAQFWGAPVTFEQA, from the coding sequence ATGGCCATTGGTGTTTTCGACTCCGGCGTGGGCGGCCTGACCGTCCATCGCGAACTGACGCGGCGCTTCCCCCAGCGCGACTTCGTCTATCTGGCCGACCAGGCCCACGCCCCCTATGGCGGGCGCGGCGGCGAGGACATCGTCAACCTGACCAAGGCCGGGTGCGAGCGATTGTTCGAGGCCGGGGCCTCGGTCGTGGTCCTGGCCTGCAACACCGCCTCGGCCATCGCGCTTCGTCGCCTGCAGCAGACCTGGCTGCCGGGTCTGCGCGAGCGGCTGGGCCGGCCGGTCAACATCCTGGGCATCATCGTGCCGACCATCGAGGCGGCGACCGGCAAGCCCTGGAGCTTCGAGGCCGAGCGCCCGCAGGAGGGCGAAAAGGTCGCCTCCATCGACATCACCGGCGTCTTCTGCACCGCCGCCACCGCCATCAGCCGTGTCTATGAGATCGAGATCGACAAGCGGCGCGAGGACATCGCGGTCTTTTCGGAGCCCTGTCCCGGCCTGGCGGGCCTGATCGAGCTGGGCGCCCCGGCCGAGGAGCTGAAGGTGGTGATCGACGACCATGTCGACGCCCTGCGCCGTCGCATCGGCCGCCACCCGGACAAGGCCATCCTGGGCTGCACCCACTATGAGATCGTCGCCGAACTGTTCGCCCAGGCCCTGCCTGCGGGAACGGTGCTGATCGAACAGCCGACGGCGGTCGCCGAGGCGCTGGACCGCTACTTCAGGCAACATCCCGAATACGACCTGGGCGACAGCGGCCGCCGCGACTTCCTGACCACCGGCCAGGCGGGCCCGCAATCGGAACTGGTCGCCCAGTTCTGGGGCGCGCCGGTGACGTTCGAACAGGCGTAA
- the argH gene encoding argininosuccinate lyase gives MPSAVSTAPVKPAGQDMWGGRFSSRPAEIMQAINVSIGVDQRLWRQDLAGSRAHCRMLAEQGIIAPADAEAILGGLDAVEGEIVGGTFPFRDQFEDIHMNVEARLNELIGEPSGRLHTARSRNDQVALDFRLWVRDACDRAVAQLKGLQAALLNRAEQHAGDLMPGFTHLQTAQPVTLGHHLMAYVEMFGRDAGRFADARARMNESPLGAAALAGSPFPIDRHMTAAELGFDRPMANSLDAVSDRDFALESLAAASITAGHLSRLAEEIVVWMTPMFGFATLPDDLTTGSSIMPQKRNPDAAELVRAKTGRIMGSLVALSTVMKGLPLAYSKDMQEDKPPVFEAFDALDLALNAMTAMVAALQPNTERMAQAAGAGFSTATDLADWLVRELNLPFRKAHHVTGAAVKRAEALGVDLAQLPLEEMQKLEPGITEAVYKVLTAKASCESRQSYGGTAPEQVRARIADWRDRL, from the coding sequence ATGCCATCCGCCGTTTCGACTGCGCCGGTGAAGCCCGCGGGTCAAGACATGTGGGGCGGACGCTTTTCGTCGCGCCCGGCCGAAATCATGCAGGCGATCAACGTCTCCATCGGCGTGGACCAGCGTCTGTGGCGTCAGGATCTGGCCGGGTCGCGCGCCCACTGCCGGATGCTGGCTGAACAGGGGATCATCGCCCCGGCCGACGCCGAGGCCATCCTGGGGGGGCTGGACGCCGTCGAGGGCGAGATCGTCGGCGGGACGTTCCCGTTCCGCGACCAGTTCGAGGACATCCACATGAATGTGGAGGCCCGTTTGAACGAGCTGATCGGCGAACCCTCGGGCCGGTTGCACACGGCGCGCAGCCGCAACGACCAGGTGGCGCTGGACTTCCGTCTGTGGGTCCGCGACGCCTGCGACCGCGCGGTCGCCCAGCTGAAGGGATTGCAGGCCGCCCTGCTGAACCGGGCCGAACAGCACGCCGGCGACCTGATGCCGGGCTTCACCCACCTTCAGACCGCCCAGCCGGTGACGCTGGGCCACCATCTGATGGCCTATGTCGAGATGTTCGGGCGGGATGCGGGCCGGTTCGCCGACGCGCGCGCCCGCATGAACGAAAGTCCGCTGGGCGCCGCCGCCCTGGCCGGTTCGCCCTTTCCCATCGACCGCCACATGACGGCGGCCGAACTGGGCTTCGACCGGCCGATGGCCAACAGCCTGGACGCCGTGTCCGACCGCGATTTCGCGCTGGAAAGCCTGGCCGCCGCCTCGATCACGGCGGGCCACCTGTCGCGTCTGGCCGAGGAGATCGTGGTGTGGATGACGCCGATGTTCGGCTTCGCGACCCTGCCCGACGACCTGACCACCGGCAGCTCCATCATGCCGCAGAAGCGCAACCCGGACGCCGCCGAACTGGTGCGGGCCAAGACCGGGCGGATCATGGGGTCGCTGGTCGCCCTGTCGACGGTCATGAAGGGCCTGCCGCTGGCCTATTCCAAGGACATGCAGGAGGACAAGCCGCCGGTGTTCGAGGCGTTCGACGCGCTCGATCTGGCGCTGAACGCCATGACCGCCATGGTCGCGGCGCTGCAGCCCAATACCGAACGGATGGCCCAGGCGGCGGGCGCGGGGTTCTCGACCGCCACAGATCTGGCCGACTGGCTGGTGCGCGAACTGAACCTGCCGTTCAGGAAGGCGCACCATGTGACGGGGGCGGCGGTCAAGCGGGCCGAGGCGCTGGGCGTGGACCTGGCGCAACTGCCGCTTGAGGAAATGCAGAAACTGGAGCCGGGGATCACCGAAGCGGTTTACAAGGTGCTGACCGCCAAGGCTTCGTGCGAAAGCCGTCAGAGCTATGGGGGAACCGCGCCGGAACAGGTCCGTGCGCGCATCGCCGACTGGAGAGATCGCCTGTGA
- a CDS encoding acetyl-CoA C-acetyltransferase, translating to MADAYIYDAVRTPRGKGKKDGSLHEITGLSLATQVLQALRDRNDLDTSKVDDVILGCVTPVGELGADIARTAVLSAGWSQDTAGVQVNRFCASGLEAVNMATAKVKSGEADFAVGGGVEVMSRVPMGSDMGAWPTDPSVAFPSYFVPQGVSADMIATKYGFSRDDVDAYSVESHKRAAKAWAEGRFKNSVLAVKDQLGLTILDHDETIRPNTDMQTLGGLNPSFAMMGEMAFDAVINQRYPEVERVNHVHTPGNSSGIVDGSAGVLIGSLEAGQALGLKPRAKILGGASIGSEPSIMLTGPEYVTRKLLKKLGMTPDDIDVWELNEAFAAVVLRYMQALNIDHAKMNVNGGGISMGHPLGATGAMITGIALDELERSNKSTALVTLCIGGGMGTATVIERV from the coding sequence ATGGCTGACGCCTATATCTACGATGCCGTCCGCACGCCGCGCGGCAAGGGCAAGAAGGACGGCTCGCTGCACGAGATCACCGGCCTCAGCCTGGCGACCCAGGTTCTGCAGGCCCTGCGCGACCGCAACGATCTGGACACGTCCAAGGTCGATGACGTCATCCTGGGCTGCGTGACGCCGGTGGGCGAACTGGGCGCCGACATCGCCCGCACGGCGGTCCTCTCGGCCGGCTGGTCGCAGGATACGGCGGGCGTTCAGGTCAACCGCTTCTGCGCCTCGGGCCTGGAAGCCGTGAACATGGCCACGGCCAAGGTGAAGTCCGGCGAGGCCGACTTCGCCGTCGGCGGCGGCGTCGAGGTCATGAGCCGCGTGCCCATGGGTTCGGACATGGGCGCCTGGCCGACCGACCCGTCGGTGGCCTTCCCCTCCTATTTCGTGCCTCAGGGCGTGTCGGCGGACATGATCGCCACCAAATACGGCTTCAGCCGCGACGACGTGGACGCCTATTCGGTGGAAAGCCACAAGCGCGCCGCCAAGGCCTGGGCCGAGGGCCGGTTCAAGAACTCGGTCCTGGCGGTCAAGGATCAGCTGGGCCTGACCATTCTGGATCATGACGAGACCATTCGTCCGAACACGGACATGCAGACCCTGGGCGGCCTGAACCCCTCCTTCGCCATGATGGGCGAAATGGCCTTCGACGCGGTGATCAATCAGCGCTACCCCGAAGTCGAGCGCGTCAACCACGTCCACACCCCCGGCAACTCGTCCGGCATCGTCGATGGTTCGGCGGGCGTGCTGATCGGTTCGCTGGAAGCCGGTCAGGCCCTGGGCCTGAAGCCGCGCGCCAAGATCCTGGGCGGCGCCTCGATCGGCTCGGAGCCGTCGATCATGCTGACCGGCCCGGAATATGTGACCCGCAAACTGCTGAAGAAGCTGGGCATGACGCCCGACGACATCGACGTGTGGGAGCTGAACGAGGCCTTCGCCGCCGTCGTCCTGCGCTACATGCAGGCCCTGAACATCGACCACGCCAAGATGAATGTGAACGGCGGCGGCATCTCGATGGGCCATCCCCTGGGCGCCACCGGCGCCATGATCACCGGCATCGCCTTGGACGAGCTGGAACGCTCGAACAAGTCGACCGCCCTGGTCACCCTGTGCATCGGCGGCGGCATGGGCACCGCCACCGTCATCGAACGCGTCTGA
- a CDS encoding M3 family metallopeptidase, with protein sequence MHRRQLLIAGGSLMALSACASAGASGAASGGSAAAPSAASIAEEARIARAVLPAQTPRAELLQAWTGKYDGVPPFDKVTPAKLREAMLEGIELQRADIAAIANNPEAPTFANTMAALELAGEPLDRASNVYGVMTSNIGGEAYDAVDTELSPLLSAASDEITFNAKLFQRVKTVADTADAAGLSAQQKRLAERRRDAFIRSGANLDAAGKAELGRINTALSNAFTRFGQKVVADENAWTVIPNEAGLAGLPESNKAAAAGAARSRNIQGWAILNTRSAVDPFLTFADDRALREQVWKKFVNRGDNGDANDTNSTIAEIVKLRDQRAKLLGYRNHAELRMQDTMAKTPAAAEALMNRVWAPAKARVAEEVADMKAIAGFDIEPWDYLYFAEKVRKAKYDLDQNQLKPYFELNAVRAGSFAMAERLYGFQFTKLPKGSVPTFEPDVEVYELHDKATGKLIGLYYTDDYARPGKRSGAWMTTYRSFSTLDGSKIILGSNNNNFTKPEPGEPVLISLDDAETLFHEFGHTLHYFSSVVTYPSFGNTPRDFVEYPSQVHEHWVLSRPILDGYLKHYQTGAAMPQALVDKIEAAATFNQGYATVSYLSSAIVDMDLHTQAVPPTDIDAFEKASLARIGMPKEIVMRHRLPQFNHLFTSDAYSAGYYSYLWSETMDADTWAYFEESGDVFNPDIAGRFKSIMLAPGNTTDRAEAYRAFRGRDPDVAALLKVRGFPVS encoded by the coding sequence ATGCATAGACGCCAGCTTCTCATCGCGGGCGGCAGCCTGATGGCCCTGTCGGCCTGCGCCTCGGCCGGGGCCTCCGGCGCCGCCTCGGGCGGGTCCGCCGCCGCGCCCTCGGCCGCCAGCATCGCCGAGGAAGCGCGCATCGCCCGCGCCGTCCTGCCCGCCCAGACGCCGCGCGCGGAGTTGCTGCAGGCCTGGACCGGCAAATATGACGGCGTGCCGCCGTTCGACAAGGTGACGCCGGCCAAGCTGCGCGAAGCCATGCTGGAAGGCATCGAACTGCAACGCGCCGACATCGCCGCCATCGCCAATAACCCCGAGGCCCCGACCTTCGCCAACACCATGGCGGCGCTGGAGCTGGCGGGCGAGCCGCTGGACCGGGCGTCCAACGTCTATGGCGTCATGACCTCCAACATCGGCGGCGAGGCCTATGATGCGGTCGACACTGAACTGTCGCCCCTGCTGTCGGCCGCCTCGGACGAGATCACCTTCAACGCAAAGCTGTTCCAGCGGGTCAAGACCGTCGCCGACACCGCCGACGCGGCGGGCCTGAGCGCCCAGCAGAAGCGTCTGGCCGAACGTCGCCGCGACGCCTTCATCCGCTCGGGCGCCAATCTGGACGCGGCCGGCAAGGCCGAGCTGGGTCGGATCAACACCGCCCTGTCCAACGCCTTCACCCGCTTCGGCCAGAAGGTCGTCGCCGACGAGAACGCCTGGACGGTGATCCCGAACGAGGCGGGTCTGGCGGGCCTGCCCGAATCCAACAAGGCCGCCGCCGCCGGCGCGGCGCGCAGCCGCAACATCCAGGGCTGGGCCATCCTGAACACCCGTTCGGCGGTCGATCCCTTCCTGACCTTCGCCGACGACCGGGCCCTGCGCGAGCAGGTCTGGAAGAAGTTCGTCAATCGCGGCGACAACGGCGACGCCAACGACACCAACTCGACCATCGCCGAGATCGTGAAGCTGCGCGATCAGCGGGCCAAGCTGCTGGGCTATCGCAACCATGCCGAACTGCGGATGCAGGACACCATGGCCAAGACCCCGGCGGCGGCCGAGGCCCTGATGAACCGCGTCTGGGCGCCGGCCAAGGCCCGCGTCGCCGAAGAGGTCGCCGACATGAAGGCGATCGCCGGGTTCGACATCGAGCCGTGGGACTACCTCTATTTCGCCGAGAAGGTCAGGAAGGCCAAGTACGACCTGGATCAGAACCAGCTGAAGCCCTACTTCGAGCTGAACGCCGTGCGCGCCGGCTCCTTCGCCATGGCCGAGCGCCTCTATGGCTTCCAGTTCACCAAACTGCCCAAGGGCTCGGTCCCGACCTTCGAGCCGGACGTCGAGGTCTATGAGCTGCACGACAAGGCCACGGGCAAGCTGATCGGCCTGTACTACACCGACGACTACGCCCGGCCGGGCAAGCGTTCGGGCGCCTGGATGACCACCTATCGGTCGTTCTCGACGCTGGACGGCTCCAAGATCATCCTGGGGTCCAACAACAACAACTTCACCAAGCCCGAGCCGGGCGAGCCGGTCCTGATCTCGCTGGACGACGCCGAGACCCTGTTCCACGAGTTCGGCCACACCCTGCACTATTTCTCGTCGGTGGTGACCTATCCGTCGTTCGGCAATACGCCGCGCGACTTCGTGGAATATCCGTCGCAGGTGCATGAGCACTGGGTGCTGAGCCGCCCGATCCTGGACGGCTACCTGAAACACTATCAGACGGGCGCGGCCATGCCGCAGGCGCTGGTGGACAAGATCGAGGCCGCCGCCACCTTCAACCAGGGCTATGCGACGGTCAGCTATCTGTCCTCGGCCATCGTCGATATGGACTTGCACACCCAGGCCGTGCCACCGACCGACATCGATGCGTTCGAAAAGGCCAGCCTGGCGCGGATCGGCATGCCCAAGGAGATCGTGATGCGGCACCGCCTGCCGCAGTTCAATCACCTGTTCACCTCGGACGCCTATTCGGCGGGCTACTATTCCTATCTGTGGTCCGAGACGATGGACGCCGACACCTGGGCCTATTTCGAGGAGTCGGGCGACGTGTTCAATCCGGACATCGCCGGCCGCTTCAAGTCGATCATGCTGGCGCCCGGCAACACGACCGATCGGGCGGAAGCCTACCGCGCCTTCCGGGGTCGCGACCCGGACGTGGCGGCCCTGCTGAAGGTCCGGGGCTTCCCGGTTTCCTGA
- a CDS encoding cation diffusion facilitator family transporter, whose protein sequence is MNAAHDHSSDHDHADHGHDHAEPGRGHSHGHGHSHGPGGHSHGPVDTGDWRYAVGLVVNLIFVACEFGAGLMADSTALLADAGHNLSDVLGLAMAGGAAWLARRGAHGAAGGRRTYGFGKATVLAALGNALLLIFACGAIAFEAVRRFNEPAPVGSATIMVVAGIGFVINLGTALLFMKSQHDLNAKGAYLHMMADAGVSLGVVVAGAVILATGWSVVDPLVSLVIVVVILWSTWGLLKDSVNLAMDGAPSGVDVPVLEKALLDLAGVRAVHDLHVWALSTTETALTAHLVHDRPDSAALIGEAQAAARRQGINHTTLQLENEPLPDCPGC, encoded by the coding sequence ATGAACGCCGCGCACGATCACAGCTCCGACCACGATCACGCCGATCATGGACACGATCACGCCGAGCCAGGGCGCGGGCATTCGCATGGGCATGGTCACAGCCATGGCCCCGGCGGCCACAGCCACGGTCCCGTCGACACCGGCGACTGGCGCTATGCGGTCGGGCTGGTGGTCAATCTGATCTTCGTGGCGTGCGAGTTCGGGGCCGGGCTGATGGCGGATTCCACCGCCCTGCTGGCCGACGCGGGTCACAATCTGTCCGACGTCCTGGGCCTGGCCATGGCGGGCGGCGCGGCCTGGCTGGCGCGGCGCGGGGCGCACGGGGCGGCGGGCGGGCGGCGGACCTATGGGTTCGGCAAGGCGACGGTGCTGGCCGCGCTGGGCAATGCGCTGCTGCTGATCTTCGCCTGCGGAGCCATCGCGTTCGAGGCCGTGCGGCGCTTCAACGAACCGGCGCCGGTGGGGTCCGCGACCATCATGGTGGTGGCCGGGATCGGCTTCGTCATCAATCTGGGCACCGCGCTGCTGTTCATGAAGTCCCAGCACGACCTTAACGCCAAGGGCGCCTATCTGCACATGATGGCCGATGCGGGCGTGTCATTAGGCGTCGTGGTCGCGGGCGCGGTCATCCTGGCGACCGGCTGGTCGGTGGTCGATCCGCTGGTCAGCCTGGTGATCGTGGTGGTGATCCTGTGGTCCACCTGGGGCTTGCTGAAGGATTCGGTGAATCTGGCCATGGACGGGGCGCCCAGCGGCGTGGACGTGCCGGTGCTGGAGAAGGCTCTGCTCGACCTGGCGGGCGTGCGGGCGGTGCATGACCTGCACGTCTGGGCCCTGTCGACCACAGAGACGGCCCTGACCGCGCATCTGGTTCACGACCGGCCGGATTCGGCGGCGCTGATCGGCGAGGCCCAGGCGGCGGCGCGGCGCCAGGGCATCAATCACACGACGCTGCAGCTGGAGAACGAGCCGCTGCCGGATTGTCCGGGGTGTTGA
- a CDS encoding UrcA family protein — translation MFRIASLTTAALLAAGSAAAAPFEARIPYGDLDLSSRAGATAFDSRVRKAADRFCRSVRSIERPVCRNAVREEALALLPDRARADYARGRFAHEA, via the coding sequence ATGTTCAGGATCGCCTCTCTGACGACCGCCGCCCTCCTCGCCGCCGGCTCGGCCGCCGCCGCCCCGTTCGAAGCCCGCATTCCTTATGGCGACCTCGACCTGTCGAGCCGCGCGGGCGCGACCGCGTTCGACAGCCGTGTTCGAAAGGCCGCCGACCGCTTCTGCCGCAGCGTCCGCTCCATCGAGCGTCCCGTCTGCCGCAACGCCGTGCGCGAAGAGGCGCTGGCCCTGCTGCCCGACCGCGCCCGCGCCGATTACGCCCGGGGCCGCTTTGCTCACGAGGCCTGA